A single window of Colletotrichum higginsianum IMI 349063 chromosome 8, whole genome shotgun sequence DNA harbors:
- a CDS encoding Chaperone protein: MTMERPSTPDYYADLHLSQHATAQEIRQAYRLLALKHHPDKLAPGQTVDAEEFRKIQEAYETLRDEASREVYDTIYDLVREEWEKYREWQQRENPFEKMRRVRAEERRRAAEESRRQDRAWREHFKTTEEEFRAAAEESARKRAQQERTEDEEHAFEIKKCRQNMEYDEWKDEVERVLKRLQEEVAELKARSEGFR; the protein is encoded by the exons ATGACTATGGAAAGGCCTTCGACACCCGACTATTATGCGGACCTCCATCTTAGCCAACACGCGACAGCGCAGGAGATTCGGCAAGCATACAGGTTATTGGCGCTGAAGCATCACCCAGACAAATTGGCTCCGGGTCAGACTGTCGACGCAGAAGAATTCCGGAAG ATTCAGGAGGCGTACGAAACTCTTCGAGACGAAGCCAGTCGAGAAGTGTACGACACTATCTACGATCTCGTCCGAGAAGAATGGGAAAAGTACCGAGAATGGCAGCAACGAGAGAACCCTTTTGAGAAGATGCGGCGTGTCAGGGCGGAGGAGAGGCGGCGGGCCGCCGAGGAGTCTCGCAGGCAGGACAGGGCGTGGAGGGAGCATTTCAAAACGACCGAGGAGGAGTTtcgagcggcggcagaaGAGAGCGCCCGGAAAAGGGCGCAGCAGGAACGAaccgaggatgaggagcATGCTTTTGAGATCAAGAAGTGTCGCCAAAACATGGAGTACGATGAATGGAAAGACGAAGTCGAAAGGGTTTTGAAAAGGCTCCAGGAGGAGGTTGCGGAGCTGAAGGCCAGGAGCGAAGGTTTCAGATAA
- a CDS encoding Ferric reductase transmembrane component 4 has product MAGSASRSVSVLPLLTYLLLVLVPVVTADGIGIIGAGKWMYKPTCAHACRRLIANCPLLCSEDGMPSAHHKRHNHGGATPPECFLKDRAFLRTQALCMSQYCPRDNVAVSVMEEYWEGHLATGSVGDWSGALKPVMSYSEALMFAREDVEAVGEGNMPTAVSKKPLNQTSLIAEEDWLPSYNGQKSFEDGENGHGANSLAIAITTVTIPILLSFIRFLPARWTTPLTTRLDQPFFGHRHRTPLAGAVGLMPTRGQALFIAYILLTNIFLVVFPHSLLQPNYIADSDHAQLTIIVGDRAGVLAFADFVAIFLFSSRNNVLLWLTDWSHSTFLLLHRWVAYACIGQTVLHSTLMWYYYAEWSDWVAESKLPYWYWGIIGTLALCLILPLSVLPIRRRVYEAFLAGHQVLAVLVLVACFLHIWYLFEYKWGYEIWIYIAGGLWGLDRILRVLRVVRNGICTATVSVADSQGDYLRVEIEGIAAEGHAYLYFPTLSWRFWENHPFSVLSSFSGSSTLLGSSNASSSPRLTGDPEKTVQSTGVGAREILPRADSGSDSDSRSSTGPVRPCTTFLVRPQTSVTRILASRVPPGTSIRVPVLVESSYHANPAVRQLAHCSTLLCIAGGVGISAVVPVAKTFGGVRTRLCWGVRDESFLRVVDGEIAQLGSRVEVETRVGERLPIADIVAQELTRNDEKGDIGVVVCGPAGMADDVRKALGELVAQGRVKRGVVFIDEAFSW; this is encoded by the exons ATGGCTGGGTCCGCCTCCCGGTCAGTTTCCGTTCTGCCCCTTCTCACctacctcctcctcgtcctcgtcccggtcgtcaccgccgacggaatcggcatcatcggcgccgggaAATGGATGTACAAGCCGACCTGCGCGCAcgcctgccgccgcctcatcGCCAACTGCCCCCTCCTCTGCTCCGAGGACGGGATGCCCTCCGCGCACCACAAACGACACAATCATGGCGGCGCCACACCGCCCGAGTGCTTCCTGAAGGACCGCGCCTTCCTCCGAACCCAGGCCCTCTGCATGTCCCAGTACTGCCCGCGCGACAACGTCGCCGTATCCGTCATGGAGGAGTACTGGGAGGGCCACCTGGCGaccggcagcgtcggcgaCTGGTCCGGTGCCCTGAAGCCCGTCATGTCCTACTCCGAGGCCCTTATGTTCGCCAGagaggacgtcgaggccgtcggcgagggcaacATGCCCACAGCGGTCTCCAAGAAGCCGTTGAACCAGACGAGcctcatcgccgaggaggactgGCTGCCCAGCTATAACGGGCAGAAGTCCTTTGAGGACGGCGAGAACGGCCACGGCGCCAACAG tctcgccatcgccatcacgACCGTCACCATCCCGATCCTCCTCTCCTTTATCCGCTTCCTCCCAGCCCGCTGGACGACCCCCCTTACCACCCGTCTCGACCAGCCATTTTTCGGCCACCGCCACCGGACccccctcgccggcgccgtcggcctcatGCCCACGCGCGGCCAGGCCCTCTTCATCGCATACATCCTCCTCACAaacatcttcctcgtcgtcttcccgCACTCGCTGCTCCAGCCCAACTACATCGCCGACTCGGACCACGCCCAGCTGaccatcatcgtcggcgacCGGGCGGGCGTgctcgccttcgccgactTTGtggccatcttcctcttttccTCGCGCAACAATGTGCTGCTCTGGCTCACTGACTGGAGCCACTCGACGTTCCTCCTGCTGCACCGCTGGGTCGCCTACGCCTGCATCGGGCAGACGGTCTTGCACTCGACCCTGATGTGGTATTACTACGCTGAGTGGTCCGACTGGGTCGCCGAAAGCAAGTTGCCCTACTGGTACTGGGGCATCATCGGCACTCTCGCTTTGTGCCTCATCCTCCCGCTCTCCGTCTTGCCCATCCGTCGGCGGGtgtacgaggccttcctgGCGGGCCACCAGGTGCTCGCCGTGCTGGTCCTCGTCGCCTGCTTCCTGCACATCTGGTACCTGTTCGAGTACAAGTGGGGATACGAGATCTGGATCTACATCGCCGGCGGTCTTTGGGGGCTCGACAGGATACTCCGAGTCTTGCGGGTCGTCCGCAACGGGATATGTACGGCCACGGTCTCGGTTGCCGACTCGCAGGGAGACTATCTGCGTGTCGAGATCGAGGGCATCGCGGCCGAGGGACACGCCTATCTCTACTTCCCGACTCTGTCATGGCGCTTCTGGGAAAACCACCCGTTCTCCGTCCTGTCCTCCTTCTCAGGCTCATCGACCCTCCTCGGCTCATCCAATGCTTCTTCCAGTCCGCGCCTTACCGGCGACCCCGAGAAAACCGTCCAGTCGACAGGGGTCGGCGCGCGAGAGATTCTCCCCCGGGCAGACAGCGGCTCGGACTCCGATTCTCGATCCTCGACAGGCCCCGTCCGACCCTGCACGACATTCCTCGTCCGTCCGCAGACGAGTGTCACGCGTATTCTCGCCTCGAGGGTCCCCCCTGGCACCTCCATCCGCGTCCCCGTCCTGGTTGAGTCATCTTACCACGCCAACCCTGCCGTCCGCCAGCTTGCCCACTGCTCGACGCTGCTCtgcatcgccggcggcgtcggcatctcggccgtcgtccccgtcgccAAGACCTTTGGCGGCGTCCGCACACGTCTATGTTGGGGCGTCCGTGACGAGAGCTTCCTCCGCGTCGTGGACGGGGAGATTGCGCAGCTCGGGTCccgcgtcgaggtcgagacgaGGGTGGGCGAGAGGCTGCCCATCGCGGACATTGTGGCACAGGAGCTGACGAGGAACGATGAGAAGGGGGACATCGGCGTCGTGGTCTGCGGGCCAGCTGGTATGGCGGATGATGTCAGGAAAGCTctgggcgagctcgtcgctCAGGGCCGAGTCAAGAGAGGTGTCGTGTTCATTGATGAGGCGTTTAGTTGGTGA
- a CDS encoding Major facilitator superfamily transporter has protein sequence MTVEKMPIDAKEGDVDSPHSAVASSDLTIDPAAEKRLLRKLDAWLSPMMIIAFLVAYLDRSNIGNAAIAGMTEDLELTGNRLNVAVTVFYVTYITFEIPASLILKKARPSRLIPFFILSWSATVVGSAFVTNYAGLLATRLLIGVFESGLFPCLTLYLSTYYKREEQARRISYLFVASALSGAFGGLLAYGLTSLHGASGLAGWRWLFLIEGVISLAVGFAFIVLLPDSFESAKWLTEEDKALMRIRAEQSRVYQGESETFDKQEVKLAFKDPKVWLSAGCQFCANTCSFGFGTFLPVIIRGFGYSSIKTQLLTVPVYIWASAVYLGIAYCSDKLNKRAVFMVPMALVTATGYALMLGVSMKSTSVLYFATFVTATGIYCVVGLNVTWVSNSNAGYFKRATAIGLQQTIGNSAGIMAGQIYRITTSEGRYTIGHAVSICTITIASVGYFAMWTWLNRINNKRDNMSIDERSRAIDQGKKGDRHPDFRYTL, from the exons ATGACGGTCGAAAAGATGCCCATCGACGCCAAAGAAGGGGATGTCGACTCTCCCCACTCGGCGGTTGCGAGTTCCGACCTCACAATCgacccggcggcggagaagcgACTGCTGAGGAAGCTGGATGCGTGGCTCTCGCCGATGATGATTATCGCCTTCTTGGTTGCCTACCTGGATCGCAGCAACATCG GCAACGCAGCCATTGCGGGAATGACCGAAGACTTGGAATTGACCGGTAACAGACTCAACGTTGCCGTCACTGTCTTCTACG TCACCTACATCACCTTCGAGATCCCTGCGTCGCTGATCCTCAAGAAAGCCCGACCGAGCCGCCTCATTcccttcttcatcctctccTGGagcgccaccgtcgtcggctcAGCCTTCGTCACCAACTacgccggcctgctggcGACCCGTCTCCTCATCGGCGTCTTCGAGAGCGGCCTCTTCCCCTGCCTGACGCTCTACCTCAGCACGTACTACAAACGCGAGGAACAGGCGCGACGGATCTCATACCTGTTCGTCGCCTCCGCCCTGTCCGGCGCcttcggcggcctcctcgcctACGGTCTCACTAGCCTCCACGGCGCCAGCGGCCTGGCCGGTTGGCGTTGGCTGTTCCTGATCGAAGGCGTCATCTCCCTGGCCGTCGGCTTCGCCTTCATCGTCTTGCTCCCCGACAGCTTCGAATCGGCTAAGTGGCTGACGGAGGAAGACAAGGCCTTGATGCGCATCCGCGCGGAGCAGTCCAGGGTCTACCAGGGCGAGTCCGAGACCTTTGACAAGCAGGAGGTCAAGCTCGCGTTCAAGGACCCCAAAGTGTGGCTCTCAGCCGGCTGCCAGTTCTGCGCCAACACGTGCTCCTTCGGGTTCGGGACCTTCttgcccgtcatcatccGCGGTTTCGGCTACAGCAGCATCAAGACGCAGCTCCTCACCGTCCCCGTCTACATCTGGGCCTCGGCCGTCTATCTCGGCATCGCGTACTGCTCTGACAAGCTCAACAAGCGCGCCGTCTTCATGGTTCCCATGgccctcgtcaccgccaCGGGGTACGCTCTCATGCTGGGGGTCAGCATGAAGTCGACGAGCGTCCTCTACTTTGCCACCTTCGTCACCGCCACGGGGATCTActgcgtcgtcggcctcaaCGTGACGTGGGTCAGCAACTCCAACGCCGGCTACTTCAAGCGCGCGACGGCCATCGGTCTGCAGCAGACGATCGGAAACAGCGCGGGCATCATGGCGGGGCAGATCTACCGCATCACCACGTCCGAGGGACGATACACGATCGGCCACGCAGTTTCGATAtgcaccatcaccatcgcctCGGTCGGGTACTTCGCCATGTGGACCTGGCTGAACAGAATCAACAACAAGAGGGACAACATGAGCATCGATGAAAGGTCAAGGGCGATCGACCAGGGAAAGAAGGGCGACAGACACCCTGACTTCAGGTACACTTTGTAA